Proteins encoded together in one Papaver somniferum cultivar HN1 unplaced genomic scaffold, ASM357369v1 unplaced-scaffold_117, whole genome shotgun sequence window:
- the LOC113329471 gene encoding protein farnesyltransferase/geranylgeranyltransferase type-1 subunit alpha-like, producing MDSDDEVERIPYSEREEWADVKPVPQDDGPNPVVPIAYKDDFREAMDYFRAVYLSDERTPRSLQLTAEVIQLNAGNYTVWHFRRLILESLGADLREELEFIERIAKSNSKNYQIWHHRRWVAEKLGIEATTIELEFTKKILFPDAKNYHAWSHRQWVLQALGGWEGELDYCHQLLEDDIFNNSAWNQRYFVITRSPVLGGLQAMRASEVRYAVEAILTNPENESPWRYFRGLYRGDNQSLICDPQVSMVCLKVLNSTDNRVFALGLLLDLLCYGFHPSEDFKKAVEGSAALEPDHPKSNFATTVCSVLEHEDPMRSNYWMWRKSNLPPQVL from the exons atggattCAGATGATGAAGTTGAAAGAATTCCATACAGTGAAAGAGAAGAATGGGCAGATGTAAAACCAGTCCCTCAAGATGATGGTCCAAATCCAGTTGTTCCAATTGCTTACAAAGATGATTTCAGAGAAGCCATGGATTACTTTCGAGCTGTTTATCTTTCTGATGAAAGAACTCCTCGTTCCTTACAGCTTACTGCTGAAGTTATTCAACTCAATGCTGGAAACTATACG GTCTGGCATTTCAGGCGTCTTATACTTGAGTCGCTGGGAgctgatttacgagaagaattggAATTCATTGAGCGTATTGCCAAAAGCAACTCCAAAAACTACCAAATTTG GCACCATAGGCGATGGGTTGCTGAGAAATTGGGAATTGAAGCTACTACTATTGAGCTAGAGTTCACCAAGAAGATACTCTTTCCAGATGCGAAAAATTATCATGCCTGGTCCCACCGTCAG TGGGTGCTTCAGGCCTTAGGCGGTTGGGAAGGTGAACTTGATTACTGTCACCAGCTTCTAGAAGacgacatttttaataattcggCTTGGAATCAG AGATATTTTGTAATAACAAGATCTCCTGTCCTAGGAGGCCTACAAGCAATGAGAGCGTCAGAAGTGAGATACGCAGTTGAAGCCATTCTAACCAACCCTGAGAATGAGAGCCCATGGAGATACTTTCGAGGTTTGTACAGAGGTGATAACCAGTCATTAATATGCGATCCCCAAGTGTCCATGGTGTGTCTGAAGGTTCTAAACTCCACCGACAACAGAGTATTTGCTTTAGGCTTGCTTTTGGATTTACTTTGTTACGGTTTCCACCCAAGTGAAGACTTCAAAAAGGCAGTTGAAGGTTCAGCAGCATTGGAACCAGATCATCCGAAGTCAAATTTTGCAACTACGGTTTGTTCTGTCTTGGAGCATGAGGATCCAATGAGGTCAAACTATTGGATGTGGCGTAAGAGCAATCTACCACCGCAAGTACTGTAA